The Papaver somniferum cultivar HN1 chromosome 3, ASM357369v1, whole genome shotgun sequence genome includes a region encoding these proteins:
- the LOC113355198 gene encoding phosphate transporter PHO1 homolog 1-like — protein sequence MVKFSKQFEGQLIPEWKEAFVDYTFLKKDLKKIHLNNDNTNKNQKNSFFSPFKKLSLFGHQHREHGVIQVHKRLASSASKGDLYETELLEQFADTDAAKEFFSRLDHQLNKVNQFYKAKEKEFMERGGSLEKQMEILVNLKQKLKQQRGQPGFAQDIKEDASLSCCDEDSIRGTLHQVEVQDAGSDLERKEEQLTESPAKSGEIATPMKIKREDSKSSRSLSGRHVVNCQGRNVRINIPLTTPTRTLSAIGDLVWEDLVVPSKKCSPARSKQVQVNKTKVHHAEKMIRGAFVELYKGLGYLKTYRNLNMLAFVKILKKFDKVTEKQALTIYLKVVENSYFNTSDKVVKLADEVEELFVKHFADDDRRKAMKYLKPRHRKESHTVTFFIGLFTGCFIALFAGYIIMAHIAGMYTRRSDTVYMETVYPVLSMFSLLFLHFFLYGCNIFMWRKTRINYSFIFELAATKDLKYRDVFLICTTSMTAVVGIMFVHLSLIAKGYSSSVIRAIPGVLVLLFLLLLMCPFNIVYLSSRVRFLRVIRNIVLTPLYKVVMLDFFMADQLCSQVPTLRNLEYVACYYITGSYQTQDYGFCMRTKNYRDLAYAVSFLPYYWRAMQCARRWFDEGDTGHLINLGKYVSAMLAAGAKVAYEKEKSMGWLALVVVMSSAATVYQLYWDFVKDWGLLQFGSKNPWLRNELMLRRKSIYYFSMVLNLVLRLAWLQTVLHSNFGGLDVRVMSFFLAALEVIRRGQWNFYRLENEHLNNAGKFRAVKSVPLPFHEVDDQD from the exons ATGGTGAAGTTCTCTAAGCAGTTTGAAGGTCAGCTCATACCTGAATGGAAAGAAGCATTTGTGGATTACACTTTCCTTAAGAAAGATCTCAAAAAAATTCATCTTAACAACGATaatacaaataaaaatcaaaagaatTCTTTCTTTTCTCCTTTTAAGAAGCTCTCTTTATTTGGTCATCAACATAGAGAACATGGAGTCATACAA GTTCATAAGAGGCTGGCTTCTTCGGCGAGTAAGGGAGACCTATACGAAACCGAACTGCTTGAACAATTTGCGGACACTGATGCAGCTAAGGAGTTTTTCTCACGCTTAGATCATCAACTTAACAAAGTTAATCAGTTCTATAAAGCAAAGGAGAAAGAGTTTATGGAAAGAGGTGGTTCGTTGGAAAAACAGATGGAGATTCTTGTTAATCTTAAGCAAAAACTTAAACAGCAACGAGGACAACCCGGTTTTGCTCAGGACATTAAAGAGGATGCTTCCCTCTCCTGCTGTG ATGAAGATTCTATACGGGGAACACTACACCAAGTTGAGGTCCAAGATGCTGGAAGTGATCTGGAGAGAAAAGAAGAGCAGTTAACAGAGTCACCAGCAAAATCAGGTGAAATTGCTACACCAATGAAGATCAAAAGAGAAGACAGTAAGTCGAGCAGGTCGCTTTCAGGCCGTCATGTGGTTAATTGCCAGGGAAGAAATGTACGGATTAACATTCCTCTGACAACACCTACTCGGACTCTATCAGCAATTGGTGATTTGGTATGGGAAGATTTGGTTGTACCCTCTAAGAAATGCAGCCCTGCACGAAGTAAGCAGGTACAAGTGAACAAGACCAAAGTTCACCATGCAGAGAAAATGATCAGAGGTGCTTTCGTTGAGCTTTATAAAGGCCTTGGTTACCTCAAAACTTACAG aaacctaaacaTGCTTGCTTTTGTAAAGATACTCAAGAAATTTGACAAA gTGACAGAAAAACAAGCTCTAACAATTTATCTTAAAGTTGTAGAGAATTCGTATTTTAATACCTCAGATAAG GTGGTTAAGTTGGCAGATGAAGTTGAAGAGCTTTTTGTAAAACATTTTGCTGACGATGATCGAAGAAAGGCTATGAAATACCTAAAACCTCGTCATCGAAAAGAATCCCATACGGTGACTTTCTTCATTG GGCTCTTCACCGGATGCTTCATTGCACTATTTGCCGGATACATCATCATGGCACATATTGCTGGAATGTATACTCGACGTTCAGACACTGTTTACATGGAAACTGTCTATCCTGTTCTAAG TATGTTCAGCCTGCTGTTTCTACACTTCTTTCTGTATGGGTGCAACATCTTTATGTGGAGAAAAACGCGGATAAACTATAGCTTCATCTTTGAATTAGCTGCAACCAAGGATCTTAAGTACCGAGATGTGTTTTTGATCTGTACCACATCAATGACTGCAGTTGTAGGGATTATGTTTGTTCATCTATCCCTTATTGCAAAGGGGTATTCATCAAGTGTCATTCGAGCGATTCCTGGAGTTCTTGTGCTG CTCTTCTTGCTGCTGCTAATGTGCCCTTTCAACATTGTTTACCTATCAAGCCGTGTTCGTTTCCTTAGGGTGATACGAAATATAGTATTGACTCCTCTTTACAAG GTGGTCATGCTGGATTTCTTCATGGCTGATCAACTTTGTAGTCAAGTGCCAACACTTCGGAACTTGGAGTATGTAGCATGTTACTACATAACGGGGAGTTATCAAACTCAAGATTACGGCTTCTGCATGCGAACCAAAAATTACCGAGATCTCGCTTATGCCGTGTCATTTCTCCCTTACTATTGGAGAGCAATGCAGTGTGCTAGGAGATGGTTCGACGAGGGAGACACAGGTCATTTGATCAATTTAGGGAAATATGTTTCGGCTATGCTAGCAGCCGGTGCTAAAGTTGCTTATGAGAAAGAGAAAAGCATGGGATGGTTGGCATTAGTTGTTGTCATGTCAAGTGCAGCAACTGTTTATCAGTTGTACTGGGATTTCGTCAAGGACTGGGGTTTACTTCAGTTTGGCTCCAAAAATCCTTGGCTAAGAAACGAATTAATGCTACGACGAAAATCCATTTACTACTTCTCCATGGTTCTGAATCTTGTTCTTAGACTGGCCTGGCTACAAACTGTTCTTCATTCAAACTTCGGAGGCCTCGACGTCAGAGTAATGAGTTTCTTTTTAGCTGCACTTGAAGTCATTCGACGTGGTCAATGGAACTTCTACAG ATTGGAGAATGAGCATCTGAATAATGCTGGGAAGTTTAGAGCTGTCAAGTCTGTACCACTACCTTTCCATGAAGTGGATGATCAGGATTGA